Proteins encoded by one window of uncultured Celeribacter sp.:
- a CDS encoding universal stress protein, with the protein MFTKIVVPVDLAHADKLSRALDAAADLALHYNTSVTYVGVTAETPGSLGHNPHEYAERLAQFAQEQGKRHGFDVETRAVVSHDPAVDLDKSLAKAVKEAGADLVVMATHVPNVADHFWPSHGGKLATHTDASVFLVRG; encoded by the coding sequence ATGTTTACCAAAATCGTGGTCCCTGTGGACCTGGCACATGCAGATAAGCTGAGCCGCGCGCTGGACGCGGCAGCCGATCTTGCGCTGCACTACAACACCTCCGTCACCTATGTCGGCGTGACGGCGGAAACTCCTGGCTCTCTGGGGCACAACCCTCATGAATATGCGGAACGACTGGCGCAATTTGCCCAAGAACAGGGCAAGCGCCACGGATTCGATGTCGAAACCCGTGCCGTGGTTAGCCACGATCCTGCTGTCGATCTCGACAAATCCCTGGCCAAGGCGGTCAAGGAGGCGGGGGCCGATCTGGTCGTCATGGCCACCCATGTGCCCAATGTCGCCGATCACTTCTGGCCGTCGCATGGCGGAAAGCTTGCGACCCATACTGACGCTTCCGTGTTCCTCGTGCGTGGCTGA
- a CDS encoding Mrp/NBP35 family ATP-binding protein — protein sequence MSVTQDQIMAELRKVALPGGSNLVEADLVRALTLRHGAVSFVIEAPDAATAQAWGQVESQAKAVLEALDGVEKVSIVMTAHGPSSGPSAPKPAPAAGSEPPSLKIGRHPTPQQGKQGVPGVKHIIAIASGKGGVGKSTVSANLAVALARQGRKVGLLDADIYGPSQPRMMGINKRPASPDGQTIEPLHAHGVTLMSIGFMIPDGEAVVWRGPMLMGAMQQMLGQVAWGELDVLLIDMPPGTGDVQLTLGQKTELTGALVVSTPQDVALIDARRGISMFEKLKVPVLGLIENMSTYVCPNCGHEDHIFGHGGVAQEADKLGVPLLAELPLALAARVAGDEGTPVAAGDGPLGAPYMALAERLVAMGVA from the coding sequence ATGTCCGTCACGCAAGACCAAATCATGGCAGAGCTGCGCAAAGTGGCGCTGCCCGGGGGCTCGAATCTGGTGGAGGCCGACCTCGTGCGTGCTTTGACGCTACGTCACGGCGCGGTCAGTTTTGTGATTGAGGCGCCGGATGCCGCCACCGCACAGGCCTGGGGGCAGGTCGAGTCGCAGGCCAAAGCCGTGCTTGAGGCCTTGGATGGCGTGGAAAAAGTCTCCATCGTCATGACGGCGCATGGTCCTTCATCGGGTCCTTCCGCGCCGAAACCGGCACCTGCCGCCGGAAGCGAGCCGCCGAGTCTCAAGATCGGCCGCCACCCGACCCCGCAGCAGGGCAAGCAAGGCGTTCCGGGCGTCAAACACATCATCGCCATCGCGTCCGGCAAGGGCGGCGTGGGCAAATCCACCGTCTCCGCCAACCTCGCGGTGGCGCTGGCGCGTCAGGGGCGCAAGGTCGGCCTCTTGGATGCCGACATTTACGGCCCGTCGCAGCCGCGCATGATGGGGATCAACAAACGCCCCGCCTCCCCAGACGGTCAAACCATTGAGCCGCTGCACGCCCATGGCGTCACGCTGATGTCCATCGGCTTCATGATCCCGGACGGCGAAGCGGTCGTCTGGCGTGGGCCGATGTTGATGGGGGCGATGCAACAGATGCTCGGGCAGGTGGCTTGGGGCGAGTTGGATGTGCTTTTGATCGACATGCCGCCAGGCACCGGCGATGTGCAGCTCACTTTGGGGCAAAAGACCGAACTCACCGGCGCGCTGGTGGTGTCGACGCCGCAGGACGTGGCGCTGATCGACGCGCGGCGCGGCATTTCGATGTTCGAAAAGCTGAAAGTGCCGGTGCTGGGGCTGATCGAAAACATGTCTACCTATGTCTGTCCGAACTGTGGCCACGAGGATCATATCTTTGGCCATGGCGGTGTGGCGCAGGAGGCGGACAAGCTGGGCGTGCCGCTTTTGGCCGAGCTGCCGCTGGCGCTTGCGGCGCGGGTTGCGGGGGACGAAGGCACGCCGGTTGCGGCGGGCGATGGGCCATTGGGCGCGCCCTATATGGCGCTCGCCGAGCGGCTCGTGGCGATGGGTGTCGCCTGA
- a CDS encoding BCCT family transporter → MSDEGIPAPEGDATIIETDYEIGQDNITTTVGPFGLDIHNPVFLISGLSVVIFVLLTLALQEQAGEIFTQLRDWLTSSFDWFFLLAGNIFVIFCFFLILSPYGKVRIGGMDATPDYTYRGWFAMLFAAGMGIGLMFYGVSEPISHFSSSFADTAGTPESWAPLAGAPGDAEAARRLGMAATIFHWALHPWAIYAVVALSLALFSFNKGLPLTVRSVFYPIFGERIWGWPGHIIDILAVFATLFGLATSLGFGAEQANAGLNHLFGIPVNDVSKVILIAIITGFALLSVVAGLDAGVKRLSEINMALAALLLIFVIIVGPTVAILTGFFANLKAYIVDLPALSNPFGRSDDNFRQGWTAFYWAWWISWSPFVGMFIARVSRGRTVREFLVAVLIVPMLVSVLWMTAFGGTAISQIVNDGYTAVTDAALELKLFAMLEALPLKEITSFIAIILVIVFFVTSSDSGSLVIDTITAGGKVDAPVPQRVFWASFEGLVAIALLLGGGLGALQAMAVSTGFPFTIVLLLACYATWRGLHSEPR, encoded by the coding sequence ATGAGTGATGAAGGCATTCCCGCCCCAGAGGGCGACGCCACGATCATCGAGACCGATTACGAAATCGGTCAGGACAATATCACAACCACCGTCGGGCCCTTCGGGCTTGATATTCACAACCCGGTCTTCCTGATTTCCGGCCTCTCCGTCGTCATTTTCGTCCTGTTGACGCTGGCGTTGCAGGAGCAGGCGGGGGAGATTTTCACCCAGCTGCGCGATTGGCTGACCTCGAGCTTCGACTGGTTCTTCCTCTTGGCGGGCAATATCTTCGTGATCTTCTGCTTTTTCCTGATCCTGTCGCCCTATGGCAAGGTGCGGATTGGCGGCATGGACGCGACGCCCGACTATACCTATCGCGGCTGGTTCGCGATGCTCTTTGCGGCGGGCATGGGCATCGGTCTGATGTTCTATGGCGTTTCCGAGCCGATCTCGCATTTCTCCTCGTCCTTTGCCGACACGGCCGGGACGCCCGAAAGCTGGGCGCCTCTCGCGGGTGCGCCGGGCGATGCGGAGGCTGCGCGCCGTCTGGGCATGGCCGCGACGATTTTCCACTGGGCGCTGCACCCTTGGGCGATTTACGCCGTGGTGGCGCTGTCTCTGGCGCTGTTCTCTTTTAACAAGGGGCTGCCCCTGACCGTGCGTTCCGTGTTCTACCCGATCTTTGGCGAGCGCATCTGGGGCTGGCCGGGCCATATCATCGACATTCTTGCGGTGTTTGCGACGCTCTTCGGGCTTGCGACCTCTCTGGGCTTCGGTGCGGAACAGGCCAATGCAGGCCTCAATCACCTCTTCGGCATTCCGGTCAACGACGTGTCGAAAGTGATCCTGATCGCCATCATCACAGGCTTTGCGCTTTTGTCCGTGGTGGCGGGGCTTGATGCCGGCGTCAAACGCCTGTCCGAGATCAACATGGCTTTGGCGGCTCTGCTTTTGATCTTTGTGATCATTGTCGGTCCGACCGTGGCGATCCTGACCGGGTTCTTTGCCAATCTGAAAGCCTATATCGTTGATCTTCCTGCGCTCTCCAATCCGTTCGGGCGCTCGGACGACAACTTCCGCCAGGGCTGGACGGCCTTCTACTGGGCGTGGTGGATTTCCTGGTCCCCGTTCGTGGGCATGTTCATCGCGCGCGTGTCGCGGGGCCGGACCGTGCGGGAATTCCTTGTTGCCGTGCTGATCGTGCCGATGCTGGTCTCTGTCTTGTGGATGACGGCCTTTGGTGGCACCGCGATCAGTCAGATCGTCAATGACGGCTACACGGCGGTCACCGACGCCGCACTTGAGTTGAAACTCTTCGCCATGCTCGAGGCGCTGCCTTTGAAGGAAATCACCTCCTTCATTGCGATCATTTTGGTCATCGTGTTCTTCGTTACCTCGTCGGACTCCGGCTCTCTGGTGATCGACACGATCACGGCAGGCGGCAAGGTCGACGCCCCCGTGCCGCAGCGCGTGTTCTGGGCCAGCTTCGAAGGCCTCGTTGCGATTGCTCTGTTGCTGGGCGGTGGTCTCGGCGCGCTTCAGGCCATGGCGGTCTCAACCGGCTTCCCGTTCACCATCGTGCTTTTGCTGGCCTGCTATGCCACATGGCGCGGGCTGCATTCTGAGCCGCGATAG
- a CDS encoding UDP-N-acetylmuramoyl-L-alanyl-D-glutamate--2,6-diaminopimelate ligase, whose amino-acid sequence MMKSLSELGLTAQSGGETQITGLSVDSRRVEPGHLFAALPGAHAHGASFVPMALTMGAKAILTDPEGARLAADAIADHRPTVVVVEDPRQALAYAAALFYGAQPDVMVAVTGTNGKTSVASFTRQIWQLLGVHAINIGTTGVEGDWQAPSPHTTPEPITLHGMLSEAARAGVSHGAMEASSHGLAQRRLDGVELTAAAFTNFTQDHLDYHATFEAYFAAKAGLFTRVLPEDGVAVINIDDAKGMELEGLCAERGIDVMRVGRSDASDLRIVGQRFDATGQDLRIDFVGNIYQIRLDLIGGFQAENVMAAAGLVMASGADPEEVFSCLPELTGVRGRMQHAATRDNGAAVFVDYAHTPDAVATAIKALRPHVMGRIIAIVGAGGDRDKTKRPLMGKAAAENADLVIVTDDNPRSEDPASIRAEVLAGAPDAIEVGDRAEAILRGVDALQPGDALLICGKGHESGQVIGDDVFPFDDVEQASMAVSALDGAL is encoded by the coding sequence ATGATGAAATCTCTATCGGAGCTGGGATTGACCGCGCAAAGCGGCGGAGAGACCCAAATCACCGGGCTTTCCGTCGACAGCCGTCGGGTTGAACCGGGCCACTTGTTTGCGGCCCTCCCCGGTGCGCATGCTCATGGCGCGTCTTTCGTACCGATGGCGTTGACCATGGGGGCCAAAGCCATCTTGACCGATCCCGAAGGTGCGCGTCTGGCCGCAGATGCGATTGCCGACCACCGCCCCACTGTGGTGGTGGTCGAAGACCCGCGGCAGGCGCTGGCCTACGCCGCCGCGCTGTTTTATGGCGCGCAGCCCGATGTCATGGTCGCTGTCACCGGCACCAATGGCAAAACCTCGGTCGCGAGTTTTACCCGTCAGATTTGGCAGCTTCTGGGCGTCCACGCGATCAACATCGGCACCACCGGCGTCGAGGGCGATTGGCAGGCGCCCAGCCCGCACACCACACCGGAGCCGATCACCTTGCACGGCATGTTGTCGGAGGCCGCGCGCGCCGGTGTGTCCCACGGCGCGATGGAAGCCAGTTCCCACGGTCTGGCGCAACGGCGTCTCGATGGCGTCGAACTGACCGCCGCCGCCTTCACCAATTTCACCCAGGATCATCTGGATTATCACGCCACGTTTGAGGCCTATTTCGCCGCCAAGGCCGGGCTCTTCACCCGCGTGTTGCCCGAAGACGGCGTGGCCGTCATCAACATCGACGATGCCAAAGGCATGGAGCTCGAAGGCCTCTGCGCCGAACGTGGCATCGACGTGATGCGGGTGGGGCGCTCTGACGCTTCTGACTTGCGCATTGTCGGCCAGCGGTTCGATGCGACCGGACAAGACCTGCGCATTGATTTCGTGGGCAATATCTACCAAATTCGCCTCGATCTCATCGGCGGGTTCCAAGCCGAAAATGTCATGGCCGCAGCCGGTCTCGTGATGGCCTCAGGCGCCGATCCCGAAGAGGTGTTTTCCTGCCTGCCGGAACTGACCGGCGTGCGTGGGCGGATGCAACATGCCGCGACGCGTGACAATGGTGCGGCGGTGTTTGTCGATTACGCCCATACCCCCGATGCCGTCGCCACAGCGATCAAGGCGCTGCGCCCGCATGTCATGGGCCGCATCATCGCCATCGTCGGCGCAGGCGGTGATCGGGATAAAACGAAGCGTCCGCTGATGGGCAAGGCTGCGGCGGAAAACGCCGATCTGGTGATCGTGACCGACGACAATCCGCGCTCGGAAGACCCGGCTTCGATCCGGGCCGAGGTTCTGGCCGGTGCGCCGGATGCCATAGAAGTGGGCGACCGCGCCGAGGCGATCCTGCGCGGCGTCGATGCGCTGCAACCGGGGGATGCTTTGTTGATCTGCGGCAAGGGGCATGAGAGCGGACAGGTGATCGGCGACGACGTCTTTCCGTTCGACGATGTGGAACAGGCCTCCATGGCGGTCTCAGCGCTGGATGGCGCGCTGTGA
- a CDS encoding DUF1127 domain-containing protein, with protein MAYANDINSAATASSGLFGGLFKALGERVARYRVYRETMLELSSLSDRDLRDLGMSRASITAVAYEAAYGK; from the coding sequence ATGGCTTACGCAAACGACATCAACAGTGCCGCAACGGCCTCCTCCGGTCTCTTCGGCGGGCTGTTCAAAGCCCTCGGGGAACGTGTTGCCCGGTACCGCGTTTATCGTGAAACGATGCTGGAACTCTCCAGCCTGAGCGACCGCGACCTGCGCGATCTGGGCATGTCCCGCGCATCCATCACCGCCGTGGCCTACGAGGCTGCATACGGCAAATAA
- the rsmH gene encoding 16S rRNA (cytosine(1402)-N(4))-methyltransferase RsmH gives MASDDAKPHIPVLLNPLLRECAPISGRWLDGTFGAGGYTKGLIAEGADHVTGVDRDPLAHEMAAGWINEAPYKGKIELVLGTFGEMDQYASDLDGVVLDLGVSSMQLDQAERGFSFMKDGPLDMRMSQDGLTAADFVNTADEAEIAAVLFHYGEEKQSRKIARAIVKDRVEKAPFTTTLQLANLIERLLPRKKPGQSHPATRSFQAIRIAVNDEFGQLIEGLEAAERALKPGGQLAVVSFHSLEDRVVKRFFQARASTGGGGSRYAPEQEVKTPGFEQLSKAIGPDADELEVNPRARSARLRVGRRTTAPFEAVDRAAMGLPKPVLRRD, from the coding sequence ATGGCCTCAGATGATGCAAAACCCCACATCCCGGTCCTGCTGAACCCGCTGTTGCGGGAGTGCGCGCCGATTTCTGGCCGCTGGCTCGATGGCACCTTTGGTGCGGGCGGCTATACCAAAGGCCTGATCGCAGAAGGCGCCGATCACGTCACCGGCGTCGATCGCGACCCGCTGGCGCATGAGATGGCCGCTGGCTGGATCAATGAGGCCCCCTACAAGGGTAAAATCGAGCTGGTGCTCGGCACCTTCGGCGAAATGGACCAATATGCCTCGGACCTCGATGGCGTGGTGCTCGACCTTGGCGTTTCCTCGATGCAGCTCGATCAGGCCGAGCGTGGTTTTTCCTTCATGAAAGACGGCCCGCTCGACATGCGCATGTCGCAGGACGGGCTCACGGCTGCGGATTTCGTCAACACGGCGGATGAGGCGGAGATCGCCGCGGTGTTGTTTCATTATGGCGAGGAAAAACAGTCGCGCAAAATCGCCCGCGCCATCGTCAAGGATCGCGTCGAAAAAGCGCCGTTCACCACGACCTTGCAACTCGCCAATCTGATCGAACGCCTGTTGCCGCGTAAAAAGCCGGGGCAAAGCCACCCGGCGACCCGCAGCTTTCAAGCGATCCGCATCGCGGTGAACGACGAATTCGGGCAGCTCATTGAGGGGCTCGAAGCCGCCGAACGCGCGCTCAAACCCGGTGGTCAGCTGGCGGTCGTGAGCTTTCATTCGCTCGAAGACCGGGTGGTCAAACGTTTTTTCCAGGCGAGGGCCTCGACGGGCGGTGGCGGGTCGCGCTATGCTCCTGAACAAGAGGTGAAAACACCCGGTTTCGAGCAGCTCTCCAAAGCCATCGGTCCCGATGCGGACGAGCTAGAGGTGAACCCGCGCGCGCGGTCTGCGCGTTTGCGGGTCGGTCGGCGGACCACCGCGCCTTTCGAGGCGGTGGACCGGGCGGCTATGGGGTTGCCGAAACCAGTATTGAGGCGAGATTAA
- a CDS encoding penicillin-binding protein 2 has translation MTIRTPLRPLARVLQARQKGENPDAIERENLRLRHEEMRDRSRLRAEGRLLVLGLCFVSAFVVVGARMGQVSATVPEEPRAAASGTPILAQRADIVDRNGRILATNRVTNSLYAQPQEMIDPIHAAEELVRIFPDLDRERLIRDFTGTRKFLWIKKKIAPEQQQAVHDIGEPGLLFGPREERLYPNGMLAAHVLGGTKFGREGVMSAEIVGQSGIEKEMDAYLRDPANGDKPLQLSIDMTVQTTIREVLYGGMRMLNAKGAAAVMMDANTGEIISLVSLPDFDPNSRPEFFEGKDPSNNPRFNRAVQGVYELGSTFKIFAAAQAMELGLAGPDTLIPATPPFRWGKFSIGEFEGHNYGPNLSLTGMIVKSSNVATAHIAQQIGVERQQAFLKSLGFFEPVPVELSEAPSGKPLLPPHWSELSTLTIGYGHGLSASPLHLATAYASLLNGGTQVTPTLIKRDGFVPKGPRVVREEVSRAARSMLRQVVSSPKGTASFAEVPGYHVGGKTGTADKPRPQGGYYEDKTINTFASIFPAEDPKYVLIVTMDEAVETSGPKPRRTAGWTAVPVAGEVIRRTAPLLGLRPEIESPSQAAVTLTATH, from the coding sequence ATGACGATCCGCACACCGCTCCGCCCGCTGGCCCGCGTGTTGCAAGCCCGGCAAAAGGGCGAAAACCCCGACGCCATCGAGCGCGAAAACCTGCGCCTGCGGCACGAGGAAATGCGCGACCGCTCCCGCCTTCGGGCCGAGGGGCGGCTTTTGGTCTTGGGGCTGTGTTTCGTCTCGGCCTTTGTCGTCGTCGGCGCCCGTATGGGGCAGGTCTCCGCCACCGTCCCCGAAGAGCCGCGCGCGGCGGCGTCCGGCACGCCGATCTTGGCGCAACGTGCCGACATCGTCGATCGCAACGGGCGTATTCTGGCCACCAACCGCGTGACCAATTCGCTCTACGCCCAGCCGCAGGAAATGATCGACCCGATCCACGCCGCCGAGGAACTGGTGCGGATTTTCCCCGATCTCGACCGCGAACGCCTGATCCGCGACTTTACCGGCACGCGCAAGTTCTTGTGGATCAAGAAAAAGATCGCCCCCGAACAACAGCAGGCCGTGCATGACATCGGTGAGCCGGGTCTGTTGTTCGGCCCGCGCGAAGAGCGTTTGTACCCCAATGGCATGCTGGCCGCCCATGTTTTGGGCGGGACCAAATTTGGTCGCGAAGGTGTGATGAGCGCCGAGATTGTCGGCCAGTCCGGCATCGAAAAAGAGATGGACGCCTATCTGCGCGACCCGGCCAATGGCGACAAGCCGCTGCAACTTTCGATCGACATGACGGTGCAGACCACCATTCGCGAGGTGCTTTACGGCGGCATGCGGATGCTGAACGCCAAGGGCGCCGCCGCCGTGATGATGGATGCCAACACCGGCGAGATCATTTCGCTTGTGTCGCTGCCGGATTTCGACCCGAACTCGCGCCCCGAGTTTTTCGAGGGCAAAGACCCGAGCAACAACCCGCGGTTCAACCGCGCGGTGCAGGGCGTCTATGAACTTGGCTCGACCTTCAAGATTTTCGCCGCCGCCCAGGCGATGGAATTGGGGCTTGCCGGTCCCGACACGCTGATCCCGGCCACCCCGCCGTTTCGCTGGGGCAAGTTCTCCATCGGTGAATTCGAAGGCCACAACTACGGCCCGAACCTTAGCCTGACGGGCATGATCGTCAAATCCTCGAACGTCGCCACCGCCCATATCGCGCAACAGATCGGTGTGGAGCGTCAGCAGGCCTTCTTGAAATCCTTGGGCTTTTTCGAACCTGTGCCGGTGGAACTCTCTGAGGCACCGTCTGGCAAACCACTTTTGCCGCCGCATTGGTCGGAGCTTTCGACCCTGACCATCGGCTACGGCCACGGTCTGTCGGCCTCGCCGCTGCATCTGGCGACCGCTTATGCTTCGCTGTTGAATGGCGGCACGCAGGTGACGCCCACGCTGATCAAACGCGACGGCTTCGTGCCCAAAGGTCCGCGTGTGGTGCGCGAAGAGGTCTCGCGTGCGGCGCGTTCTATGCTGCGCCAAGTGGTTTCAAGCCCGAAAGGCACCGCCTCCTTCGCCGAAGTGCCCGGCTACCACGTCGGCGGCAAGACCGGCACGGCAGACAAACCGCGCCCGCAAGGCGGCTATTACGAGGACAAGACCATCAACACCTTTGCCTCGATTTTCCCGGCGGAAGATCCGAAATATGTGCTGATCGTGACCATGGATGAGGCGGTGGAAACCTCCGGGCCAAAACCGCGCCGCACCGCTGGCTGGACCGCCGTTCCGGTTGCGGGCGAGGTGATCCGTCGCACGGCGCCGCTTTTGGGATTGCGTCCCGAGATTGAATCCCCCTCCCAAGCTGCGGTAACACTGACCGCGACGCATTGA
- a CDS encoding cell division protein FtsL, translating to MRGFYIIVASLVVMGLGFWAYQENYATQRVLKQVSHLQREIGHQREELAVLKAEWAYLNRPERLRDLAEINFDRLGLLPFQPEQFGRVDQVAFPQEEDLILELTETYDVVGSLDAIENGDGEE from the coding sequence ATGCGTGGGTTCTATATTATTGTTGCAAGTCTGGTGGTTATGGGTTTGGGCTTTTGGGCCTACCAAGAAAACTACGCCACCCAGCGCGTGCTCAAACAGGTCAGTCATCTTCAGCGCGAGATCGGCCATCAGCGCGAAGAATTGGCGGTTTTGAAGGCCGAATGGGCCTATCTCAACCGCCCCGAGCGGCTGCGCGATCTGGCGGAGATCAACTTTGACCGTCTGGGTCTCTTGCCGTTTCAACCCGAACAATTCGGCCGTGTCGATCAGGTGGCCTTCCCGCAGGAAGAAGACCTGATCTTGGAGCTGACCGAGACTTATGACGTGGTGGGCTCGCTGGATGCCATCGAAAACGGAGACGGCGAAGAATGA
- a CDS encoding TonB-dependent receptor plug domain-containing protein, producing MSRVVALCGVSYVAFASAGVAQEIHVLDTIVVSLVEEGQENIEATGGAVISEEDIQALSPKNVSELFARESGVTVAGGAGPARRIHVFGMEQSNLAVTIDGTPQAATSWHHTGSSVFDPAFLKSVEVEAGAAAADSGFAAAAGAVRYETVSAYDLLEPGDAIGGRASLSYGDNGQGVSGSLAGFGAYNGFDWLLMVSKQDGDDYETGDGDEVLGSAPGAGGILAKLGYEFDAHRIELNFAHDEDKEDRTIKMNLYQSTDDTLYPMEVTRDSISLKYTTTAPTDLWDPEVFLYVSENDYWRPNYLTTGRLTNGDMDLQEDQFGGKVQNVFTLDSGTVTAGVDFNQHDFSVDAYGDNGAGVRNFSTSQIGAFAQARLEFGRFDLSTGARYDFHRFDDWNGERFSDSGASANATLSYEVVDGVEIFAGASETWLGYVIGDYGYIHARAEPYVTDPDFAPGKSQNVKVGFNANFGAFQGGLTYFKTTVEGRPSYGSSVLTNDADYESEGYTVNAAYGWGTGRVGVNYTNVDTSYDGEDIEPNGSTFMPVGDTAALYVDQEFAEYNLKVGGTVEWAGSIDYAGDYKAQGDYTVVNAYAEWQPQAIQGATLRLGVDNLFDETYYERSSFGNGTRATAIYAPGRTVSLTATLDF from the coding sequence ATGTCGCGTGTCGTAGCCTTGTGTGGCGTGTCTTACGTCGCCTTCGCATCTGCCGGTGTGGCGCAGGAAATCCATGTCCTCGACACGATTGTCGTGTCGCTGGTCGAGGAGGGGCAGGAAAACATCGAGGCCACCGGCGGTGCCGTGATTTCCGAAGAGGACATTCAGGCGCTCAGCCCGAAAAACGTCAGCGAATTGTTCGCCCGCGAATCCGGCGTCACGGTCGCGGGCGGGGCCGGTCCCGCCCGCCGCATCCACGTTTTTGGCATGGAGCAATCCAACCTTGCCGTCACCATCGACGGCACGCCTCAGGCGGCCACAAGTTGGCACCACACCGGCTCGTCGGTCTTTGATCCGGCCTTCCTGAAATCCGTCGAGGTCGAGGCAGGCGCGGCCGCTGCCGACAGCGGTTTCGCCGCCGCCGCCGGTGCCGTGCGCTACGAAACTGTGTCGGCCTACGATCTTTTGGAGCCGGGCGACGCAATCGGCGGGCGTGCAAGTTTGAGCTATGGCGACAATGGTCAGGGCGTATCTGGCAGCCTCGCGGGCTTTGGCGCCTACAACGGCTTCGACTGGCTTTTGATGGTCAGCAAGCAGGACGGCGACGATTACGAGACCGGCGATGGCGATGAAGTCCTTGGCTCTGCGCCGGGCGCGGGCGGCATCCTTGCGAAACTCGGCTATGAATTCGACGCGCATCGCATCGAACTGAACTTTGCCCATGACGAGGACAAAGAAGACCGCACGATCAAGATGAACCTCTATCAGAGCACGGACGATACGCTCTACCCGATGGAGGTGACGCGTGACTCGATCTCTTTGAAATACACCACGACCGCGCCGACCGATTTGTGGGACCCCGAAGTGTTCCTCTATGTCAGTGAGAACGATTACTGGCGTCCGAACTATCTCACCACGGGGCGTCTGACCAACGGCGATATGGACCTGCAAGAGGATCAGTTCGGCGGTAAGGTTCAGAACGTCTTTACGCTCGACAGTGGCACGGTCACGGCGGGGGTCGATTTCAATCAGCATGATTTCTCCGTCGATGCCTATGGCGACAACGGGGCGGGCGTGCGCAATTTTTCGACCTCCCAGATCGGCGCCTTCGCACAGGCGCGGCTTGAGTTCGGGCGTTTCGATCTCTCGACCGGCGCGCGCTATGATTTCCATCGTTTCGACGACTGGAATGGCGAGCGTTTTTCCGACAGTGGCGCCAGCGCCAATGCGACCCTGTCCTATGAGGTGGTCGATGGCGTCGAAATCTTCGCTGGGGCGTCCGAGACTTGGCTTGGCTATGTGATTGGCGATTATGGCTATATTCATGCTCGCGCTGAGCCCTATGTCACCGATCCCGATTTCGCGCCGGGCAAGTCGCAAAACGTCAAAGTCGGTTTCAACGCCAACTTCGGGGCGTTTCAGGGTGGTCTGACCTATTTCAAGACCACGGTCGAGGGGCGCCCTTCCTATGGCTCTTCCGTTTTGACCAACGATGCTGACTACGAGAGCGAAGGCTACACGGTCAATGCGGCCTATGGCTGGGGTACCGGGCGGGTCGGTGTGAACTACACCAATGTCGACACCTCATATGATGGTGAGGACATCGAACCCAATGGCAGCACCTTCATGCCGGTGGGAGATACGGCCGCGCTCTATGTCGATCAGGAGTTCGCCGAGTATAACCTGAAGGTCGGCGGCACTGTCGAATGGGCCGGGTCCATTGATTATGCTGGAGACTATAAAGCGCAAGGCGACTATACGGTCGTGAACGCCTATGCGGAATGGCAGCCGCAGGCGATCCAGGGCGCCACATTGCGTCTCGGCGTCGATAACCTCTTCGATGAAACTTATTACGAGCGCTCCAGTTTCGGCAACGGCACGCGCGCCACGGCAATCTATGCGCCGGGCCGCACGGTCAGCCTGACGGCGACGCTCGACTTCTGA
- the mraZ gene encoding division/cell wall cluster transcriptional repressor MraZ — protein MFIGEHTFKVDGKGRVSIPADFRRELELGDPLAAETGRPRMVIVYGHDKQKQLIVHTYEGYRALAADIARLPRGSEKRKIMERMILNRARPTEVDNDGRLVLPQPLRDKIDLNGVAYFAGMGETFEIWKPETHEAVDAAISDKWLEEQGEDFDPLSLLDDLEV, from the coding sequence ATGTTTATCGGCGAACACACCTTTAAGGTGGACGGAAAGGGACGCGTGTCGATCCCCGCCGATTTTCGTCGCGAACTCGAGCTGGGTGATCCTCTGGCCGCCGAGACCGGCCGTCCCCGCATGGTCATCGTTTATGGTCATGACAAACAGAAACAACTCATCGTTCACACCTATGAGGGCTACCGGGCCTTGGCCGCCGACATCGCGCGCCTGCCGCGTGGCTCGGAAAAGCGCAAGATCATGGAGCGCATGATTCTCAACCGCGCGCGCCCGACCGAAGTGGACAACGATGGCCGTCTGGTCCTGCCGCAGCCCTTGCGCGACAAGATCGACCTCAATGGCGTGGCCTATTTCGCCGGCATGGGCGAGACTTTCGAGATCTGGAAGCCGGAGACCCACGAGGCAGTGGACGCCGCGATCTCCGACAAATGGCTGGAAGAGCAGGGCGAGGATTTCGATCCGCTGAGCCTCTTGGACGATCTGGAGGTCTGA